The stretch of DNA CAAAGCCCAGCGGCAGCAAGGCGGAAGAGTCTTGGCTCTCCGACAGCTGCTCCCCAATGGCTTCCATGGCCCCACTCTGCCAAAGGGCACTGACAATCAGGACCCGCTCGGTCGCCTATGTGGAAAACCCGGCAGTATCGGCCCATGGGCCTGTCACGTGACCCCCGCAGGAATCGGACGCGCATCAGCTGCGAAGATGCAGCAGCCCCGAAGATATTGCCATTATCTTGATGGTTTCCAGCGGTTTCGGCGTTCCCCCGGGACTAGGGTTGCCATATTGGTTCATGCAGCTGGGCCTTCGTCAACAATGGGCCGGGAGTGGCAGATGGCTGGCAGGGAACGGGGAAAGACGGTCCGGGAAGACTCGGAGGAGCCGGGTAACGACGCCGCTGGGAACGCGGATTCCGTTGCGCCTGAGAAAGCAGAAGAGGTGGATACTCTCCAGCCGGCACGGCGTGTACCGGGGATCAACGGATACGACCCCACCCAATGGCCCGACGCCAGGCCCTAGTCTTCGGCAGCGAGCCGTGTGGCAGTGTACGGAGTCTTGTTCGTTTCCCTGCTGAGCGCAGCGCCAAGAATGGCAGCGCTGAACGGGCTGCACCTAAAAGGCAGTGCCCAGCGGGAGGTGCTTAAACACGCTGCCGGCCGGCGCGTCCCCCAAGGATCGCGACGGCCGGCAAGGCGAATCAGTTGTAGCACACGGAAGGCAGGAGCCCCTTGTCAATCGGAGGTTCACCACGGGGCGGCTGACTCCGAGGAACGGCTAGCTCTTAGTGTTGCCCTCGCTGGTTGTGCCAAGGTTGGTGGTTTCCGGGTGCGTGCTGTGGGCGGGAATGTGGTCTCCGCCCAGCCCGCCCGATTCACCGGCGGTGGGTGAGGTGTCGTGGCTGGACGGCGTGGACTTCCCGGAGGAGTCATCCCGGTGCAACGCCGAACCCAGCACAGTTCCGGCACGCCGTGCTGCTTCTGTGAGCTGGTCTGCCACGTCCGGGGCCTTTTCCTTGATGGTCTCGGTGGCAACTGTCACCTTGTCCTGGACGGGTTTGCTGTCCCAGACCCCGGCGGCACGGGCCTTCAACTTGTCGTAAGCGGCGCGCCCCGAACGTGAACCAAGGACATAGCCGACGGCAACGCCAACACCCAAAAGAAGCTTGTTTTTCATGGTGAACTCCTGCTCCGAAAGAAGGTTTCCAGGTACGGCCCGGCTGTAACGCCGTGGCCGGAAATGTGAAAGCCGGCCTGGGGATGTTCTCCCCAGGCCGGCTTCCTGGCTGTGGGCGCTGCGTTAGCGGCGCGCACCGCGCTTAGTGACCATGCCGTAGATCGCAAGGACGATCAGCGATCCGAGGATCGCCAGCAGCCAGGTCTGCAGGGAGAAGAACTCCTGCAGTCCGCCGCCGAACAGCGCGCCGCCGATCCATCCACCGAGGAGGGCACCTACAACGCCCAGCACCATGGTGATGATCCAGCCGCCGCCCTGGCGTCCCGGAAGGATCGCCTTTGCAATCGCACCGGCAATAAGTCCGAGAATCAGAAATGCAATGAAACCCATTTTTCGCTCCTCTTCCTAAGTAAGGACGCCCCCGGATTCCGGAGGCAATTCATCCTCTGCCCCAATAGTAATCATGCTTACTATCGATTTGCCAACCCCGGAGAGGAGGGAAAAGGCTGCTCAGGCCCGGATCAGTGCCCGGTCACGTCAGAATCGTTTCCGGCACCGGGGCCCTCGTCGAGGATAGCCAATTCCGCGAGATCCTGCGGGTCCAGCACGAAATCGAAGACGTCCAGGTTCTCACGCATGCGGTCCGGATTTGCGGTCTTCGGAATCGTTACCAATCCGTTTTGAATGTGCCAGCGCAGCACCACCTGGCCCGGAGTCCTGCCGTGCTTTTCGGCCAGCCGGCCCAGGACCGGGGCGCCAAGGATGCCGGCCCCGGAGCCGCCCAAGGGGCTGTATGACTCGGTGGCAATGCCATGTTTTGCATGGAATTCCCGCGCCGCCACCCGGGTAACGGCAGGGGTCAGCTGGACCTGGTTGACGGCCGGAACAACATCCGTCTCGGCCATCAGCCGCTCCAGGTGCGCCGGCTTGAAATTGGACACGCCGATGGAGCGCACCTTCCCCTCTGCCTGAAGGCGCTCGAACGTCTTCCAAGTGGAGATGAACTGATCCCGGCCGGGCAATGGCCAGTGGATCAGCAGCAGGTCCACGTAGTCGAGGCCGAGCCGCTGCAGCGACCCCTCCAGCCCCTCCACAGCCCTGTCATTCCCCTGGAACTCGCCATCCAGCTTGGTGGTGATGAAGAGCTCGCCGCGATCAGCTCCGCAGGCCTTAATGCCATTGCCCACGCCGCGCTCGTTCCCGTACTTCACTGCCGTATCGATGTGCCTGTAACCGGCCTCCACGGCACGGACGACGGCGGCCGCCGCCTGGTCGTCGTCCAGCGGCCACGTGCCAAGACCGATCTGGGGAATCGAGTATCCGTCGTTGAGTGCGATAACCGGTGCAAATGTCATATCAACAGTCTGCCGTTAATCCGGCGGTCCTTTCCCTGGAAAAAGTCACGCGTTAGAGCCCTATTGCCCGAACGCGCGGAGTACGTTGCCTGCGTTGTGGGTCAGCACCGCCCTGGCCGTGTCGGATACCTTGTCCGGGTTCTTCTGCTGGTCCAGGAACTTCACAAAACGCTGGATGGCCTGCCCTGCCTTGGCGGCGTCCCGGTCCACCACGGCTTTCTGGGCCTGCTGGATTGCTGCGGTGAGCTGGCTGGCCACGGGGCCGGCGATCTCGCCCGATTCCACCAGGTCCTCCACCGCATTCTGCAGTGCCTTCACGCTGCCCGGAAGCCACGCGGCACGCAGAGGGACGTTGCCGAACTTCATGTCCGAGGCGAGGTAGAAGTCGGTGTAGGACGGCTGGTTGTACGTAGTGTTCTGTCGGGCCACCTCGGCACGGTACTGGGGATCGTGCATCAGGGCGTAGAGCTTGTGGGTGGTCACTTCGGTGCTGAGGTAGATCCGCAGCGCCGAGCTGTCGGCGGTGCGGACCACCAGCTCTTCGCGCCAGTCGCCCAGGATGTCCGCCACCAGGCTGGGCGTGCCCTTGGTGCCGTTGTTGGTGCGTGTGCCGTCGGCGGTCAGCAGCCGGCCGCGCTTCCAGTCATCGATGGTGGGCGTCTGGTCGCCGGAGCCGTTGACCAGCTGGGTGGTCATGTCGGCGGCCCACCGGATGCTCATATTGGTGCCGGGGCTGGTGCTGGAAAGCTTGCGGCCGTCGGCGGACTGCATGCCGATCGCCCAGTTCTCCAGGCCCGGGACGGAAGGATCGACGTCGCCGATCATGCCGCGTCCCGTGTCCTTGCCGGAGTAGGCGCCGAACAGCACCTCACCCGTCGCGGCGTCGCGCATGGCGTAACCGTAGGGTGCGTAGGTTGCGCCTTCGTGAACGGTGAAGATCTCCTTGCCGGGCCGGTTGGGGTCGATGTCCGCCA from Pseudarthrobacter chlorophenolicus A6 encodes:
- a CDS encoding GlsB/YeaQ/YmgE family stress response membrane protein, producing MGFIAFLILGLIAGAIAKAILPGRQGGGWIITMVLGVVGALLGGWIGGALFGGGLQEFFSLQTWLLAILGSLIVLAIYGMVTKRGARR
- a CDS encoding YtxH domain-containing protein, translated to MKNKLLLGVGVAVGYVLGSRSGRAAYDKLKARAAGVWDSKPVQDKVTVATETIKEKAPDVADQLTEAARRAGTVLGSALHRDDSSGKSTPSSHDTSPTAGESGGLGGDHIPAHSTHPETTNLGTTSEGNTKS
- a CDS encoding aldo/keto reductase, with translation MTFAPVIALNDGYSIPQIGLGTWPLDDDQAAAAVVRAVEAGYRHIDTAVKYGNERGVGNGIKACGADRGELFITTKLDGEFQGNDRAVEGLEGSLQRLGLDYVDLLLIHWPLPGRDQFISTWKTFERLQAEGKVRSIGVSNFKPAHLERLMAETDVVPAVNQVQLTPAVTRVAAREFHAKHGIATESYSPLGGSGAGILGAPVLGRLAEKHGRTPGQVVLRWHIQNGLVTIPKTANPDRMRENLDVFDFVLDPQDLAELAILDEGPGAGNDSDVTGH